In a genomic window of bacterium:
- a CDS encoding type II toxin-antitoxin system HicB family antitoxin, producing the protein MHKYEIILYWSDEDGVFIAEVPELPGCTAHGHTHDKALANCNSATQLWLETTREYGRHIPEPKGRRLMFA; encoded by the coding sequence ATGCATAAATATGAAATTATCCTTTACTGGAGCGATGAGGATGGTGTTTTTATCGCGGAAGTCCCGGAGTTGCCGGGGTGCACTGCACATGGACATACTCATGATAAGGCCCTTGCCAATTGTAACAGTGCCACACAATTATGGTTGGAGACAACCCGGGAATACGGCCGTCATATCCCCGAACCCAAGGGCAGACGTCTCATGTTTGCCTGA